The following DNA comes from Luteimonas galliterrae.
AAGCCGCATCGAACCCCAGAGCTTCGATCGCGGCCAGCACCGCGCAGAGATTGCCGCGGTTATGGCGGCCGGGAAGCGCTACCGCACGGGTGTCGAAAACGAAATCTTCGCCGCGGAACAAATCGTCGCCGCGCAGGTGCCAACCGTCCTCGCGCCCGAACCAGCGCGCCTCGCTGTCCGGCAAGGACAGCGCGGCGAGCCTGCGATCCTGCGCGTTGAGCACGGCGATGCGCGGCTTTCCTTCGGTCAGCAGCGCCAGCTTGTCCTCGACGTAGCGTTGTTCGCCACCGTGCCAATCCAGGTGTTCGGGGAAGATATTGGTGACCACGGCCACATGCGGGCGCACGCCCGAGCCGGCCACGTCGCGGGTCTGGTAGCTGGACAGCTCGATCGCCCACAATTCGGCCTCGTCTTCGAGCAATTCCAGCAACGGCAGGCCGATGTTGCCGCACAGGGCCGTGCGGTGCCCACCCGCGCGCAGCAGATGCGCGAGCAAGGCGGTGGTAGTGCTCTTGCCCTTGGTGCCGGTGACGCAGACCGTGCGCGCATCCGGCCGTTCGGCGAACCACAGCGCGGTGCCGCCGACAAAACGAGTGCCTTCGTGCGCGGCGATCAGCGCTTCGGGCTTGTAAGGGCTGATGCCGGGCGATTTGACGACGATATCGAACGCGGACAAACGGCCCGCGCTGGCATCGGTTTCGACGCTGAGCGCTCCGTCGCCCGCGGCGCTTGCGTCGGCGGCTTCATCGGCGCTGCAGAACAGCGTCAGCGGCAGTTGCGGCAGGCGCGAGCGGATCGCACGGTAAGCGGCGCGGCCCTCTCGCCCCCAGCCCCACAGCGCGACGCGCCGGCCTTCAAGTTGCGAAATGCGCACTTAGCTTGTCCCACAGCGCAGGCGGCACGCGATGCTCGTCGTCTATCGTCAACAATGGAGCGATGTCGAGTTCGGAAGCCTGCAGTTGCGGCTGGATCTCGCGGCGGAAGCGTTCGA
Coding sequences within:
- the murD gene encoding UDP-N-acetylmuramoyl-L-alanine--D-glutamate ligase; this encodes MRISQLEGRRVALWGWGREGRAAYRAIRSRLPQLPLTLFCSADEAADASAAGDGALSVETDASAGRLSAFDIVVKSPGISPYKPEALIAAHEGTRFVGGTALWFAERPDARTVCVTGTKGKSTTTALLAHLLRAGGHRTALCGNIGLPLLELLEDEAELWAIELSSYQTRDVAGSGVRPHVAVVTNIFPEHLDWHGGEQRYVEDKLALLTEGKPRIAVLNAQDRRLAALSLPDSEARWFGREDGWHLRGDDLFRGEDFVFDTRAVALPGRHNRGNLCAVLAAIEALGFDAASLAPLARDFVPLPHRLQTLGARDGIAYVNDSISTTPHASLAALDVFRGRRVAILLGGHDRGIDWSDFALAIGANTPAVVVTMGQNGPRIHDLLSGVARTAGFRLLHAEDLEQAVAQARAALAGEGVILLSPGAPSFGPYRDYTHRGRHFARLAGFDPDIIASIPGLGISP